The genomic window CGTTGACCATGACCAGGTACTTGATCGCGTCCTTGGTGGTCTTGATGCCGCCGGCCGGCTTCACGCCGACCTGCCGCCCGGTGGCGGCGCGGAAGTCGCGGACCGCCTCCAGCATCACCAGGGTCACCGGCAGCGTCGCGGCGACCGGGACCTTGCCGGTGGAGGTCTTGATGAAGTCGCCGCCGGCCAGCATGGCCAGCCAGGAGGCCCGCCGCACGTTGTCGTACGTGGCCAGCTCGCCGGTCTCCAGGATCACCTTGAGGTGGGCGTCCCCGCAGGCGGACTTGGTGGCCACGATCTCGTCGTAGACCTCCTTGTAGCGCCCGGCCAGGAACGCGCCCCGGTTGATCACCATGTCGATCTCGTCGGCGCCGGCCTCGACGGCCGCCCGGGTGTCCGCGAGCTTGACCTCAAGCGGGGCCTGGCCGGACGGGAAGGCGGTCGCCACGCTGGCCAGGTGCACGCCGGAGCCGCGCAGCACCTCGGCCACGTACGGGACCATCGCCGGGTAGACGCAGACCGCGCCGACGTGCGGGCAGGTCGGGTCGGCCGGGTCGGGGCGCAGCGCCTTCGCGGCGAGCGCCCGCACCTTGCCCGGGGTGTCGGCCCCCTCAAGGGTGGTCAGGTCGACCATCCGGATCGCCAGGTCGATGGCCTGGGCCTTGGCGGTGGTCTTGATGGAGCGGGTGCCGAGCTGTGCCGCCCGCTGCTCCGCGCCGACCTGGTCCACGCCGGGCAGGCCGTGCAGGAAGGTCCGCAGAGCGGTCTCGGATCGTCCCAGCTCGGAGAGGTCCGACCGGGCCGACGTCGCTGTCGCCGTCATGCCTCGAATACTACGCATCCGTGCGCCGGGTGATCTTGGTCACGGTCACCTGGTCGGGAGCGCCACACGTGAGCGGCGTCGCTGGTCACCCCGCACCCGCACTGCCGGCCCCCGCGGACCGGTAGGTTGAGCGATCGTGGACGTACACGTCATTGACCACCCGCTCGCCCAGTCGCGGCTGACCGCCATGCGGGACGCCCGGACCGACTCGTCGTCGTTCCGGGCCGCGCTGCACGAACTCACCACCATGCTGGTGTACGAGGCCGCGCGCTCCTTCCCCGTCGAGAAGTACCCGATCCAGACCCCGGTCACCGCCACCGAGGGCACCCGACTGGCCAACCCGCCGCTGCTGGTGCCGGTGCTGCGGGCCGGTCTCGGCATGGCCGACGCCGCGCTCGGCCTGCTGCCCGAGTCGTCGATGGGCTTCGTCGGCCTGGCCCGGGATGAGGTGACGTTCGAGCCGCGCGCTTACATGGAGTCGCTGCCCCGCGACCTGACCGGCCTGCCGGTGCTGGTCCT from Micromonospora kangleipakensis includes these protein-coding regions:
- the deoC gene encoding deoxyribose-phosphate aldolase; the protein is MTATATSARSDLSELGRSETALRTFLHGLPGVDQVGAEQRAAQLGTRSIKTTAKAQAIDLAIRMVDLTTLEGADTPGKVRALAAKALRPDPADPTCPHVGAVCVYPAMVPYVAEVLRGSGVHLASVATAFPSGQAPLEVKLADTRAAVEAGADEIDMVINRGAFLAGRYKEVYDEIVATKSACGDAHLKVILETGELATYDNVRRASWLAMLAGGDFIKTSTGKVPVAATLPVTLVMLEAVRDFRAATGRQVGVKPAGGIKTTKDAIKYLVMVNETVGADWLDPDWFRFGASSLLNDLLMQRTKLTTGVYSGPDYFTLD
- the upp gene encoding uracil phosphoribosyltransferase — its product is MDVHVIDHPLAQSRLTAMRDARTDSSSFRAALHELTTMLVYEAARSFPVEKYPIQTPVTATEGTRLANPPLLVPVLRAGLGMADAALGLLPESSMGFVGLARDEVTFEPRAYMESLPRDLTGLPVLVLEPMVATGGSLEHCCRLLADRGCTDITVLCVLVAPVAIERLEQSGLPLRLVTASIDEGLNDRMFIVPGLGDAGDRQFGGMPRF